In one window of Microbacterium dextranolyticum DNA:
- a CDS encoding ABC transporter permease — MSGTSTTRERRGADLSGAPTAALTSTSSRWTRAWGRSQSLIPTLAAVVLFISMLVYAEIAYGRVFHLGTMSSLLVSFAPTIILAVAMTIVIISGGIDLSVGAVVAFTSVSGVMLMDAGVNGWLAIVLMIVFGALFGLVSGVLVQYFNVQPFIATLAMMFLARGLASMLSTVPVHAPDDAPIHMFATDWKLIDGPKTNDLVLTPGFFIAVLVVIGAVIFMHRTRAGRTVYAIGGAESSAQLMGLPVARTRVWIYILSGALAGLAAVVYTAQVGGKAQNVTGIGWELDAIAAVVIGGTLLTGGVGYVLGSVVGSLVLAALWMIITKDGSIKPEYLTIITGSILLVFVLLQRALTRRRAE, encoded by the coding sequence ATGAGCGGCACATCCACCACCCGCGAACGTCGCGGAGCCGACCTCTCCGGAGCGCCGACCGCCGCCCTGACCTCGACGAGCTCCCGGTGGACTCGCGCCTGGGGGCGCAGCCAGTCGCTGATCCCGACGCTCGCCGCCGTCGTCCTGTTCATCAGCATGCTCGTCTACGCGGAGATCGCGTACGGCCGGGTGTTCCACCTCGGCACCATGTCGAGCCTGCTGGTCAGCTTCGCGCCGACGATCATCCTCGCCGTCGCCATGACGATCGTCATCATCTCGGGCGGCATCGACCTCTCGGTCGGAGCGGTCGTGGCCTTCACCTCGGTATCCGGCGTCATGCTCATGGATGCCGGTGTCAACGGATGGCTCGCCATCGTGCTGATGATCGTGTTCGGCGCCCTGTTCGGACTCGTGTCCGGCGTGCTGGTGCAGTACTTCAACGTGCAGCCCTTCATCGCCACGCTGGCGATGATGTTCCTCGCCCGAGGCCTGGCCTCGATGCTCTCGACCGTGCCGGTGCACGCTCCCGACGACGCGCCGATCCACATGTTCGCCACGGACTGGAAGCTGATCGACGGCCCGAAGACGAACGACCTGGTCCTGACCCCCGGATTCTTCATCGCCGTTCTCGTCGTGATCGGTGCGGTGATCTTCATGCACCGCACCCGCGCAGGACGAACCGTCTATGCGATCGGCGGCGCCGAGTCCTCGGCTCAGCTGATGGGTCTGCCCGTCGCCCGCACCCGCGTGTGGATCTACATCCTCAGCGGTGCGCTGGCCGGCCTCGCGGCCGTCGTCTACACCGCCCAGGTCGGCGGCAAGGCGCAGAACGTCACCGGCATCGGCTGGGAGCTCGACGCGATCGCGGCCGTCGTGATCGGCGGCACGCTCCTCACCGGCGGTGTCGGCTACGTCCTCGGATCGGTGGTCGGATCGCTCGTGCTCGCGGCGCTGTGGATGATCATCACGAAGGACGGATCGATCAAGCCCGAGTACCTCACGATCATCACGGGCAGCATCCTGCTGGTGTTCGTGCTCCTGCAGCGGGCCCTCACGCGACGGAGAGCAGAATGA